One genomic region from Blastopirellula marina encodes:
- a CDS encoding sulfatase — translation MPSLSSNRKLAALLLILSVATLYLSFEKQAMAIEPGSKPNVVFILIDDMRYDAMGFTGHPFLKTPEIDAMAARGANFTNAFVTTSLCSPSRASILTGQYMHNHGVVDNNDTDMSQTIFFPQYLQKAGYKTGFFGKWHMGGGTDAPRPGFDQWVSFRGQGHYMPPGPKWTLNVNGKSVPQKGYITDELTDYAIDWLESLDKDQPFFLYLSHKAVHAQFVPAERHKDLYADVEIKLPASEANTDENYEGKPMWVKNQRNSWHGVDFPYHSSLDIKEYYRDYCRCMNAVDDSVGRVHKYLKDNDLADNTVVMLMGDNGFLFGEHGLIDKRNAYEESMRVPLVVEAPGILAPGSTVDAVVANIDIGPTILELAGIETPKQMDGMSFLRIASGKMDAKDWRKHLLYEYNWEWNFPHTPTMFALRGERYKFIQYHGIWDTDELYDLENDPHEMKNLIHEPGLQSTVRDMRNALNQELKNRGAMQVPFGAKRGPGANLRLEAGPQAAEFPQNVLREKDGKQ, via the coding sequence TGCTGATACTTTCAGTGGCGACGCTGTATCTGTCGTTTGAAAAGCAGGCCATGGCGATCGAGCCTGGCAGCAAGCCAAATGTTGTCTTCATCCTGATCGATGACATGCGCTACGACGCGATGGGCTTCACGGGACATCCCTTCCTGAAGACCCCTGAAATCGACGCAATGGCGGCTCGCGGAGCGAACTTTACCAACGCGTTCGTCACCACGTCGCTCTGCTCGCCGAGTCGTGCGTCGATTCTCACTGGGCAGTACATGCACAATCACGGTGTTGTCGATAACAACGATACCGACATGTCGCAGACCATCTTCTTTCCGCAGTACCTGCAGAAGGCCGGTTACAAGACAGGCTTCTTTGGCAAGTGGCACATGGGAGGTGGCACCGACGCCCCTCGACCTGGCTTCGATCAATGGGTCAGCTTCCGCGGCCAAGGGCATTACATGCCGCCAGGGCCGAAGTGGACGTTGAACGTCAATGGCAAGTCGGTTCCACAGAAAGGGTACATCACCGACGAACTGACCGACTACGCGATCGACTGGCTAGAGTCTCTCGACAAAGACCAGCCGTTCTTCCTGTATCTGTCGCACAAAGCGGTGCACGCTCAGTTTGTCCCAGCCGAGCGACATAAAGATCTATACGCCGACGTCGAAATTAAGCTTCCAGCTTCCGAGGCCAATACCGACGAGAACTACGAAGGCAAGCCGATGTGGGTCAAGAATCAACGAAACAGCTGGCACGGCGTTGATTTTCCCTATCACTCGTCGCTCGATATTAAGGAATATTACCGCGACTACTGCCGCTGCATGAATGCCGTCGACGACAGCGTCGGGCGCGTTCATAAGTACTTGAAGGACAACGACCTGGCCGACAACACGGTCGTCATGCTGATGGGAGACAACGGCTTCCTATTCGGCGAACATGGCCTGATCGACAAGCGCAACGCCTACGAGGAATCGATGCGTGTTCCCCTGGTGGTCGAAGCCCCTGGCATTCTGGCACCTGGCTCGACGGTGGACGCTGTCGTGGCGAACATTGACATCGGGCCTACCATTCTCGAACTGGCCGGGATCGAAACGCCCAAGCAGATGGACGGCATGAGCTTCCTGCGTATCGCCTCGGGCAAGATGGACGCCAAAGATTGGCGGAAGCATCTCTTGTACGAATACAACTGGGAATGGAACTTCCCGCACACACCCACCATGTTCGCGCTACGCGGCGAACGGTACAAGTTCATTCAATACCATGGCATTTGGGACACCGACGAACTGTACGATCTGGAAAATGATCCGCACGAAATGAAGAACTTGATCCACGAACCAGGCCTGCAAAGCACGGTTCGCGACATGCGTAACGCGTTGAATCAAGAGCTTAAGAATCGCGGTGCCATGCAAGTTCCCTTCGGGGCAAAGCGTGGGCCAGGTGCCAACCTGCGTCTTGAAGCAGGCCCGCAAGCCGCTGAATTCCCCCAGAACGTTCTGCGTGAAAAGGACGGCAAGCAGTAA